The Lycium barbarum isolate Lr01 chromosome 9, ASM1917538v2, whole genome shotgun sequence genome has a segment encoding these proteins:
- the LOC132610586 gene encoding uncharacterized protein LOC132610586: MRCIADIVIPHPWFRAICLNGKPIGSVSVSPFHGSNRCRGEIGYELASKYWDKGIATKAVKMVAAAIFEEWPHLERLEAVVAVDNPGSQRVLEKAGFRKEGVLRKYYLLNGEPKDIVMFSLLSSDPQVTYFM, encoded by the coding sequence ATGAGATGCATTGCTGATATTGTTATACCACATCCATGGTTTCGAGCAATTTGCTTAAATGGCAAGCCAATTGGTTCTGTTTCTGTGTCACCATTTCATGGAAGTAATAGGTGCAGGGGGGAAATTGGATACGAGTTAGCATCAAAGTATTGGGACAAAGGGATCGCCACCAAGGCAGTGAAGATGGTGGCAGCTGCCATATTTGAGGAGTGGCCCCACTTAGAGAGACTTGAAGCTGTGGTGGCTGTTGATAATCCAGGTTCACAGAGGGTGTTGGAAAAGGCTGGTTTTAGGAAAGAAGGTGTTTTGAGGAAGTACTATCTTCTTAATGGGGAACCAAAAGACATTGTTATGTTTAGTCTTTTATCTAGTGATCCACAAGTCACTTACTTTATGTAG
- the LOC132610584 gene encoding uncharacterized protein LOC132610584, giving the protein MESDSSSDLTHLNEELPKKIEENKEDDQPDIISLRLLDKEDDQPDIISLRLLDLTDVDDFMEWFGDDNVSRFCSWDTFKSKEDAMNYVIDVAIPHPWFRAICLNGKPVGSISISPFHGTDKCRGELGYVLASKYWGKGIATKAVKMAASAIFVEWPHLERLEAVVDVDNPGSQRVLEKSGFTKEGVLRKYYLLKGKPKDIVMFSLLSTDQQVTYFM; this is encoded by the coding sequence ATGGAATCTGATTCATCCTCTGATCTTACTCACCTTAATGAAGAATTGccaaagaaaattgaagagaaCAAAGAAGATGATCAACCAGACATAATAAGTCTCAGGTTATTGGACAAAGAAGATGATCAACCAGACATAATAAGTCTCAGGTTATTGGACCTGACAGATGTCGATGATTTTATGGAATGGTTTGGAGATGACAACGTTAGCAGGTTCTGTTCTTGGGACACTTTTAAATCCAAAGAAGATGCCATGAATTATGTTATTGATGTTGCCATACCACATCCATGGTTCAGAGCAATTTGCCTAAATGGCAAGCCAGTTGGTTCTATTTCTATATCACCATTTCATGGAACTGATAAGTGCAGGGGTGAACTTGGATATGTGTTAGCATCAAAGTATTGGGGCAAAGGGATAGCCACGAAGGCGGTGAAGATGGCGGCGTCCGCCATCTTTGTAGAGTGGCCTCACTTGGAGAGGCTCGAAGCTGTGGTGGATGTTGATAATCCAGGATCACAAAGGGTGTTGGAAAAGTCTGGTTTTACAAAGGAAGGTGTATTGAGGAAGTATTATCTTCTGAAAGGGAAACCAAAAGATATTGTTATGTTTAGCCTTTTATCCACTGATCAACAAGTTACCTACTTTATGTAA